From Gemmatimonadaceae bacterium, a single genomic window includes:
- a CDS encoding 6-bladed beta-propeller: MNRIAAAALTALVVPFAVVHVAAAQSAVPEIRFDANVEPLKLPPTVHFGEVVGIALNSKRHVFVFTRTGVRSTVHGASASQLFEFDATGSYLREIGKDLYGFSFAHTVRIDKDDNIWATDEGTNMIVKFNPAGRVTMVLGRRPEAVEQEVALPPGTEPRAGWGTFNRPADVAWDLAGNIFIADGYGNSRVVKVDKNGRWMKTWGSRGSAPGQFNILHTIANDAKGNIYIGDRTNRRIQVFDADGNPLRIMTIDVPFTKEPNVMVGAGPAGANTLAVSGAPWAMCITPGSTQYLYVSDAVPGRIYKLTLDGKVLGVLGEAGKQAKQFGWIHEIACPSENELWVAEILNWRVQKLTLHP, encoded by the coding sequence ATGAATCGGATTGCCGCTGCCGCGCTCACCGCGCTAGTTGTGCCATTCGCTGTGGTCCATGTGGCAGCGGCGCAGTCCGCAGTGCCGGAGATCCGGTTCGACGCCAATGTCGAACCGCTCAAGCTGCCGCCGACGGTGCATTTCGGCGAAGTCGTCGGCATCGCATTGAATTCCAAACGGCATGTATTCGTGTTCACGCGCACCGGCGTGCGCTCCACCGTGCACGGCGCGTCGGCCTCGCAGCTCTTCGAGTTTGACGCGACCGGCAGTTATCTGCGCGAGATCGGCAAGGACCTCTACGGCTTTTCCTTTGCCCACACGGTGCGCATCGACAAGGACGACAACATCTGGGCGACGGACGAAGGGACGAACATGATCGTCAAGTTCAACCCGGCCGGCCGCGTCACGATGGTGTTGGGGCGGCGACCGGAAGCGGTGGAGCAGGAAGTGGCGCTCCCGCCCGGCACCGAGCCACGCGCCGGTTGGGGCACGTTCAATCGACCAGCCGACGTGGCGTGGGATCTGGCCGGCAACATCTTCATCGCCGATGGCTACGGCAATTCACGCGTCGTGAAGGTGGACAAGAACGGACGCTGGATGAAGACCTGGGGTTCGCGAGGCTCGGCGCCGGGGCAGTTCAACATCCTGCACACCATCGCCAACGACGCCAAGGGCAACATCTACATCGGGGATCGCACCAATCGTCGCATTCAGGTGTTCGACGCCGACGGCAACCCGCTGCGGATCATGACCATCGACGTGCCCTTCACGAAAGAACCGAATGTCATGGTCGGTGCCGGGCCTGCGGGTGCCAACACGCTGGCCGTTTCCGGTGCGCCATGGGCCATGTGCATCACACCTGGGAGCACGCAGTACCTGTACGTGTCCGATGCCGTGCCGGGCCGCATCTACAAGCTCACCCTCGATGGCAAGGTGCTGGGTGTGCTGGGTGAGGCGGGGAAGCAGGCGAAGCAGTTCGGATGGATCCACGAGATTGCCTGCCCGTCGGAGAACGAGTTGTGGGTGGCGGAGATCCTGAACTGGCGTGTGCAGAAACTCACGCTGCATCCCTGA
- a CDS encoding GNAT family N-acetyltransferase, whose translation MSDIRLAQLDDVPALNTLIVESADALSRGFYRPDEIEALITHVFGVDTQLIHDGTYFVIEQEGTPVACGGWSARCTLFGGDQAKSNTDLRLDPTTEAARIRAFFVHPSVARQGLGRRLLVHCETAAVAAGFRRAELMATLPGEPLYRALGYSVLEPVRHELPDGRAVAFVRMGRSLA comes from the coding sequence GTGAGCGACATCCGGCTGGCGCAGCTCGATGATGTACCGGCGCTCAACACGCTCATTGTCGAGTCGGCCGACGCACTGAGTCGCGGATTCTACCGCCCTGACGAAATCGAGGCGCTCATCACCCACGTGTTTGGTGTGGATACGCAGCTCATTCATGACGGCACGTACTTCGTGATCGAGCAGGAGGGCACGCCCGTGGCCTGCGGTGGCTGGAGTGCCCGCTGCACGCTGTTTGGTGGCGACCAGGCCAAATCGAACACCGACCTGCGACTGGATCCGACCACGGAGGCGGCCCGCATACGCGCGTTTTTCGTGCATCCGTCGGTGGCACGGCAGGGTTTGGGACGGCGGTTGCTGGTGCACTGCGAGACCGCCGCCGTGGCGGCGGGATTTCGGCGGGCCGAGTTGATGGCTACGCTGCCGGGCGAACCCCTGTATCGGGCGCTGGGCTATTCGGTGCTGGAGCCGGTTAGGCATGAGCTGCCGGATGGACGGGCGGTGGCCTTCGTGCGCATGGGTCGGTCGCTGGCCTGA
- a CDS encoding aminoacetone oxidase family FAD-binding enzyme — protein sequence MTKRVVVIGAGAAGSMAAIFAATAGADTVLVERTRDGGRKILISGGGRCNVLPLRVDESRFVTDSSPNVLRKMVRAWPLAQQRTFFEETLGIPLVDEVESAKVFPASHRARDVRDALLSHARAQGVEMRMETRVTAVAPTAGGWAVSIDNDVPLLCDAVIVATGGLSVPTTGSDGAGLDMLAALGHDMHPTYAALTPLTTQHAAFNELSGVSLTVSLTARSDARQAHATGGFLFTHHGYSGPAVLDVSHVVVRARAEGSTATVQVQWTSLDEAAWEVALKPHGARTVTGALRAVLPDRLAAALLAQAGVDVTRPLSELRREERRALVNTLVRGDLPWHGDEGYKKAEVTGGGVALSEVNPRTMESRRHPGLFLCGEVLDAFGPIGGYNFLWAWATGRAAGIGAADVRPTP from the coding sequence ATGACGAAACGTGTGGTGGTGATTGGTGCCGGCGCCGCCGGCTCGATGGCGGCGATTTTTGCGGCCACTGCGGGCGCGGACACGGTGCTGGTGGAGCGCACGCGCGACGGCGGGCGGAAGATCCTCATCAGCGGCGGCGGACGATGCAATGTGCTGCCGCTGCGCGTGGACGAATCGCGTTTCGTCACCGATTCGTCGCCCAATGTGCTGCGCAAGATGGTGCGCGCCTGGCCGCTGGCGCAGCAGCGGACGTTCTTCGAGGAGACGCTGGGCATCCCGCTGGTCGACGAAGTGGAGTCGGCAAAGGTCTTCCCCGCCTCACACCGGGCCCGCGATGTGCGCGACGCGTTGCTATCGCATGCGCGGGCGCAGGGCGTGGAGATGCGCATGGAGACGCGCGTGACGGCCGTGGCGCCGACGGCCGGCGGATGGGCGGTCTCCATCGACAATGACGTGCCGCTGCTCTGTGACGCGGTGATTGTCGCGACCGGTGGCTTGTCAGTGCCGACCACGGGAAGCGATGGTGCCGGCCTGGACATGCTGGCGGCGTTGGGCCACGACATGCATCCCACGTACGCGGCGCTCACACCGCTCACCACGCAGCACGCGGCGTTCAATGAACTCTCCGGTGTGTCGCTCACGGTCTCGCTGACTGCGCGCAGCGATGCACGACAGGCCCACGCCACCGGCGGATTCCTGTTCACGCACCATGGATACAGCGGTCCGGCGGTGCTGGATGTCTCCCACGTGGTGGTGCGCGCGCGTGCCGAAGGATCAACGGCCACGGTACAGGTGCAGTGGACATCGTTGGATGAAGCAGCGTGGGAAGTGGCGCTCAAGCCGCATGGCGCCCGCACGGTCACCGGCGCATTGCGTGCCGTGCTCCCGGACAGGTTGGCGGCGGCGTTACTGGCCCAGGCCGGGGTGGACGTCACGCGCCCGTTGTCGGAGCTACGGCGCGAAGAGCGACGGGCGCTTGTCAACACGCTGGTTCGCGGCGATCTGCCGTGGCACGGTGACGAAGGCTACAAGAAGGCCGAGGTGACCGGCGGGGGCGTGGCGTTGAGCGAAGTGAATCCACGTACGATGGAAAGCCGCCGACACCCTGGACTCTTCCTCTGTGGCGAAGTGCTTGATGCGTTTGGTCCGATCGGGGGCTACAACTTCCTGTGGGCGTGGGCAACGGGACGTGCGGCAGGCATCGGCGCCGCGGACGTGCGCCCGACGCCGTGA
- a CDS encoding Ig domain-containing protein — translation MPSRDRTSRPEFPVRWRAVAASFGVVAIAACSGGGTDVTPVCTVSAISVSAPSTTLTVGQSTQAAAAYTAQNCSPTPTLTWTTDDASIASVASDGRITGVAPGGPIVIRAATNGQSGTVSITVVPVPVATVTLAPTTATIIAGQTTTLVATARDAAGGVLTGRAVTWGSSNNAIATVAAGVVTGVTPGGPVTITATIGGVAGTAAVIINPVPVATVSLSPATASLVPTQGVDLVATARDGANNVLTGRTITWTSSNSAVASVASGRVTAVAPGGPVTITATVEGVSATSAITVTVPVYLAYGVANNGTPSAPYPATEAYTGAGDAPTVAKVATGSYEVTIPGMAAGNATQRFVYVNARGSFAQCHPNGTPTNVANGALLLKVICGSVNTGAATDSPFSFVAFGAGVFSARAGFLATPTAAIAASPFSPTSPFTYTSRGTDANITVEGSATAGAYTVKFLALGRVGPDNPENHFSQSWGTAPGTWCADGGWSSSVFSAGVYCYDQTGALVNERFGTLVIDGGRVGKRFAVAWVNDPAGATNPTTGYSWSTGAAVTLAKVGLGIHDVTFPGLAGSASVPVSVIVSSYGGTSSNSHCSVLTVTRTGADLVARVMCVTAGAALNLDQRFTIAVIE, via the coding sequence ATGCCCTCACGCGATCGTACGTCCCGCCCGGAATTCCCTGTTCGGTGGCGCGCGGTTGCCGCCAGCTTTGGCGTCGTGGCGATTGCCGCGTGCAGTGGTGGCGGCACCGACGTGACGCCGGTGTGCACGGTCAGTGCCATCAGCGTCAGTGCGCCGAGCACGACGCTGACGGTGGGGCAATCGACACAGGCGGCCGCCGCGTATACGGCGCAGAACTGCTCGCCGACGCCCACGCTGACCTGGACCACCGACGACGCCTCGATCGCGTCGGTTGCGTCTGATGGACGGATTACGGGCGTGGCGCCTGGCGGACCCATTGTGATACGCGCCGCCACCAACGGGCAGTCGGGCACGGTGTCGATAACCGTGGTGCCAGTGCCTGTGGCGACAGTCACCTTGGCGCCAACCACGGCGACCATTATCGCCGGGCAGACCACGACGCTGGTCGCCACGGCGCGCGATGCGGCGGGTGGTGTACTCACAGGGCGTGCGGTGACGTGGGGATCGTCGAACAACGCGATCGCCACGGTGGCGGCTGGTGTGGTGACTGGCGTGACGCCAGGCGGACCGGTGACGATCACCGCAACGATTGGTGGTGTCGCCGGCACTGCCGCGGTCATCATCAATCCTGTCCCCGTCGCCACTGTGAGCCTGAGTCCTGCCACGGCGAGTCTGGTACCAACGCAAGGCGTGGATCTTGTAGCCACGGCGCGCGACGGAGCCAACAATGTCCTGACGGGCCGCACCATCACGTGGACGTCGTCAAACTCAGCGGTCGCCAGCGTGGCGAGTGGTCGGGTGACGGCGGTAGCGCCCGGGGGGCCGGTGACCATCACCGCCACCGTCGAAGGCGTTTCAGCGACCTCGGCCATCACCGTGACGGTGCCCGTCTATCTCGCGTATGGGGTCGCCAATAATGGCACTCCGTCGGCGCCATATCCGGCCACGGAGGCGTACACGGGCGCCGGCGACGCGCCCACGGTGGCCAAAGTCGCCACCGGCAGCTACGAGGTGACGATTCCCGGCATGGCGGCGGGCAACGCCACGCAGCGCTTTGTGTACGTGAATGCCCGCGGGTCGTTTGCCCAGTGTCATCCGAATGGCACGCCAACCAACGTTGCCAACGGGGCGTTGCTGCTCAAGGTGATCTGCGGGTCGGTGAACACCGGTGCGGCCACTGATTCGCCGTTCTCATTCGTGGCGTTCGGTGCTGGCGTGTTCTCGGCGCGCGCCGGTTTTCTGGCAACGCCAACCGCCGCCATCGCGGCCTCACCGTTCTCGCCCACCTCGCCATTCACCTATACGTCGCGCGGCACGGACGCCAACATCACGGTGGAAGGCAGCGCCACAGCGGGCGCGTACACCGTCAAGTTTCTGGCGCTGGGGCGCGTCGGTCCTGACAACCCCGAGAATCACTTTTCGCAGTCCTGGGGGACGGCGCCCGGCACGTGGTGCGCCGACGGCGGTTGGTCCTCAAGCGTATTTTCGGCTGGTGTCTATTGCTATGACCAAACCGGAGCCTTGGTGAACGAACGCTTTGGCACGCTGGTGATTGACGGTGGTCGCGTGGGCAAGCGGTTCGCCGTGGCCTGGGTGAATGACCCTGCCGGGGCCACAAATCCCACGACCGGGTATTCCTGGAGTACGGGTGCAGCGGTCACGCTCGCCAAGGTCGGCCTGGGTATACATGACGTGACATTCCCAGGGCTCGCCGGTTCGGCCTCGGTGCCCGTATCGGTCATTGTCTCGTCGTACGGTGGTACCAGTTCCAACAGTCACTGCTCCGTCCTCACGGTCACCCGCACGGGTGCAGACCTTGTGGCGCGCGTGATGTGTGTGACGGCAGGCGCGGCGCTCAATTTGGATCAGCGCTTTACGATCGCGGTCATCGAATAG
- a CDS encoding NADH:flavin oxidoreductase/NADH oxidase encodes MSSLFSPFTLRSLTLRNRVGVSPMCQYSSADGLANDWHFVHLGGLATGGAGLVFTEAAAVTAEGRISPHDLGIWDDMHIPMLRRITDFVRAQGAAAGIQLAHAGRKGSTGRPWEGRGAVLPGDGGWDDVLAPSAIPYSDTYPRPHALTLEGIARVVAAFRAAAQRALMAGFQVAEIHAAHGYLLHEFLSPLSNHRTDDYGGSLANRTRLTLEVASVVRKAWPDELPVFVRISATDWAEGGWNIDESVQLAMQLKALGIDVIDCSSGGLVSHQQLVIGPGYQVPFARRIRADAGVATAAVGLITEPAHAARIVDDGDADMVLMARELLRNPRWPLMAAHALGAPITWPPQYERAQLR; translated from the coding sequence ATGTCTTCGCTCTTCTCGCCGTTCACGCTCCGGTCGCTCACGTTGCGCAACCGCGTCGGCGTCTCACCGATGTGTCAGTACTCCAGTGCCGACGGTCTGGCCAACGACTGGCACTTCGTGCATCTGGGCGGTCTGGCCACTGGTGGGGCCGGACTGGTGTTCACCGAGGCCGCAGCCGTCACGGCCGAGGGACGCATCAGTCCGCACGATCTCGGCATCTGGGATGACATGCACATCCCGATGCTGCGTCGAATCACCGACTTTGTGCGCGCGCAGGGCGCGGCCGCCGGCATTCAACTGGCGCACGCCGGGCGCAAAGGCAGCACCGGTCGTCCCTGGGAAGGCCGGGGGGCGGTGCTGCCGGGGGATGGCGGATGGGACGATGTGCTGGCGCCCAGTGCCATTCCCTACTCGGACACGTATCCACGTCCGCACGCGCTGACCCTTGAAGGCATTGCGCGCGTTGTCGCGGCGTTTCGCGCGGCGGCACAGCGTGCGCTGATGGCCGGGTTTCAAGTGGCAGAGATTCACGCCGCCCACGGATACCTGCTGCACGAGTTTCTCTCTCCGCTGTCCAATCATCGCACCGATGACTACGGCGGATCGTTGGCCAATCGCACACGGTTGACGCTGGAGGTCGCGTCGGTGGTTCGAAAAGCGTGGCCCGATGAGCTCCCCGTGTTCGTACGCATCTCCGCCACCGATTGGGCCGAAGGCGGGTGGAACATCGATGAATCCGTGCAACTCGCCATGCAACTCAAGGCGCTCGGCATTGACGTCATCGATTGCTCGTCGGGCGGGCTGGTGTCGCACCAACAGCTGGTGATTGGCCCGGGCTATCAGGTGCCGTTCGCCAGGCGCATTCGCGCCGACGCCGGCGTGGCCACTGCGGCGGTGGGACTGATCACCGAACCGGCGCACGCCGCGCGTATCGTGGATGACGGCGATGCCGACATGGTGCTGATGGCGCGCGAACTGTTGCGCAATCCCCGGTGGCCGTTGATGGCCGCCCATGCGCTGGGAGCGCCCATCACCTGGCCGCCGCAATACGAACGGGCACAACTGCGTTAG
- a CDS encoding amidohydrolase — MVDQVYSFGELGMQEIETSKYLAGMLEKNGFTVERGVAGIPTAWVAKWGSGKPVIALGSDIDGIPQAGQKPGTAQRDWVVTGAPGHGEGHNSGVPLNIVAALAVKDIMVREKMSGTIMLWPGVAEEQLASKAYLVRAGVFKDVDANLFAHVSDEFGISWGDEPALTLISALFKFKGQSAHAAGAPWRGRSALDAVLNMANAWEFHREHMELSQRSHYVITDGGDQPNVVPSTAAIWFFFRERDPERVTKMFNDAKQMARASAMATFTELDTAMVIGSAWRPHFNKPIATAMHANAARVGMPVWDEKDQTMAKAVQKLISQPDSGLHTTVPPLRTPEEAAKASTGTGSDDIGDITWSVPSVTLYYPANIPGTPGHNWADGIAMATPIAHKGVVAGAKVQAMTLLDLMMQQQLVSDAKTYFTDVQTKTVKYYPLMSASDQPAIWLNAEKMARYRDEMRKYYYDPTKFSTYLEQLGITYPKVPAVVPKIVP, encoded by the coding sequence ATGGTCGATCAGGTGTATTCGTTCGGCGAGCTGGGCATGCAAGAGATCGAGACCTCGAAGTATCTCGCCGGCATGCTGGAGAAGAACGGATTCACCGTGGAACGCGGTGTGGCCGGCATTCCGACGGCGTGGGTGGCCAAGTGGGGAAGCGGCAAGCCGGTTATCGCGCTGGGCTCCGACATTGACGGCATCCCGCAAGCCGGACAGAAGCCCGGCACCGCGCAACGCGATTGGGTGGTGACGGGCGCGCCGGGTCACGGTGAAGGCCACAACAGTGGCGTCCCGCTCAACATTGTCGCGGCGCTGGCGGTGAAGGACATCATGGTGCGCGAAAAGATGTCCGGTACGATCATGCTGTGGCCCGGCGTGGCCGAGGAACAGCTGGCCAGCAAAGCGTACCTCGTGCGCGCTGGGGTGTTCAAGGATGTCGACGCGAATCTGTTTGCGCACGTGAGCGACGAGTTCGGCATCTCCTGGGGCGACGAGCCGGCGCTCACGCTCATCTCGGCGTTGTTCAAGTTCAAGGGGCAGAGCGCGCACGCGGCAGGCGCCCCGTGGCGCGGCCGGAGCGCGCTTGACGCCGTGTTGAACATGGCCAACGCGTGGGAGTTTCACCGCGAGCACATGGAACTGTCGCAACGGTCACACTATGTCATCACCGACGGTGGCGACCAGCCCAATGTCGTGCCCAGTACAGCGGCCATCTGGTTCTTCTTTCGTGAACGCGACCCCGAGCGCGTGACCAAGATGTTCAATGACGCGAAGCAGATGGCCCGGGCGTCGGCGATGGCGACGTTTACGGAGCTTGATACGGCGATGGTGATCGGATCTGCCTGGCGGCCGCACTTCAACAAGCCCATTGCCACCGCCATGCACGCGAACGCCGCGCGCGTGGGCATGCCGGTCTGGGATGAGAAGGACCAGACCATGGCCAAGGCCGTGCAGAAGCTGATCAGTCAGCCCGACAGCGGACTGCACACGACGGTGCCTCCGCTGCGCACGCCGGAGGAAGCGGCGAAAGCGAGTACCGGCACCGGCAGTGATGACATCGGCGACATCACCTGGAGTGTGCCGTCGGTGACACTGTACTATCCGGCCAACATTCCCGGTACGCCGGGGCACAATTGGGCCGATGGTATTGCAATGGCCACGCCGATTGCGCACAAGGGCGTGGTGGCCGGAGCGAAAGTGCAGGCGATGACGCTGCTGGACCTGATGATGCAACAGCAACTCGTGAGCGACGCCAAGACGTACTTCACCGACGTGCAGACGAAGACGGTGAAGTATTATCCGCTGATGTCGGCCAGTGACCAGCCGGCCATATGGCTGAACGCCGAGAAGATGGCCAGATACCGCGACGAGATGCGGAAGTACTACTACGATCCGACGAAGTTCAGCACGTATCTCGAGCAGCTGGGCATCACGTATCCGAAAGTGCCAGCGGTGGTGCCGAAAATAGTGCCGTAG
- a CDS encoding M20/M25/M40 family metallo-hydrolase, whose amino-acid sequence MLLTTLIAAALWHAPLHTLKPPVDSLKPVERAIARAVDRRTAEAIALLERLVNTNSGTMNLAGVRQVGAMLRVRLDSLGFRTRWVDGTSFGRAGHLVAEHPGPGPKLLLVGHIDTVFEPTSPFQKMERLADSTARGPGIIDMKGGDVIMILALEALKDAGTLDALNVTIVMNGDEENAGEPITEARRALMDAARGAAAAIGFEDGAGILGTGVVARRGAASWQLDVTGEAAHSSQIFKDSIGFGAIFETARILDAFRTRLSKEAYLAFNPGVAVGGARVTLDAEANTGTAEGKSNIVAERMKVQGDLRTLSPEQLARTKATMREIVAAHLGHTTATITFDDGYPPMAPTDGNKRLLALHDQASRDLGLGPVNPVDPSKAGAADVSFVAGIVPMIIDGVGLAGHDDHSPQETADLRSLSVRAKRAAVTMYRLSQMKALVP is encoded by the coding sequence ATGCTTCTCACTACGCTGATTGCCGCCGCGCTGTGGCACGCGCCGCTTCACACGCTGAAACCGCCGGTCGATTCGCTCAAACCGGTAGAGCGGGCCATCGCCCGCGCCGTCGATCGTCGGACGGCCGAGGCGATCGCCCTGCTGGAACGCCTCGTGAACACCAACAGCGGCACCATGAACCTTGCCGGCGTCCGACAGGTCGGCGCCATGCTGCGCGTGCGTCTCGACTCGCTGGGCTTCCGCACGCGTTGGGTGGACGGCACGTCGTTTGGTCGCGCCGGTCATCTGGTGGCCGAACATCCGGGCCCCGGTCCCAAGCTGCTGCTGGTGGGCCATATCGACACGGTATTCGAGCCGACCAGTCCGTTTCAGAAGATGGAGCGGTTGGCCGACTCCACCGCGCGTGGCCCCGGCATCATCGACATGAAGGGCGGCGACGTGATCATGATCCTGGCGCTCGAGGCGTTGAAAGACGCAGGAACGCTGGACGCACTCAACGTCACGATTGTCATGAACGGCGACGAGGAGAACGCCGGCGAACCCATCACCGAGGCGCGGCGCGCGTTGATGGACGCGGCGCGAGGGGCAGCCGCGGCAATCGGCTTCGAAGATGGCGCCGGCATTCTCGGTACGGGCGTCGTGGCGCGCCGCGGGGCGGCGTCATGGCAGCTCGATGTCACCGGCGAAGCCGCGCACTCGTCGCAGATTTTCAAGGACAGCATCGGGTTCGGTGCAATCTTCGAAACCGCCCGCATTCTTGACGCATTCCGCACGCGGCTGTCGAAAGAGGCGTATCTCGCCTTCAATCCGGGCGTCGCGGTGGGTGGTGCGCGGGTGACGCTCGATGCGGAAGCCAACACGGGAACAGCCGAGGGAAAGAGCAACATCGTGGCCGAACGCATGAAGGTGCAAGGCGATTTGCGCACGCTGTCGCCGGAGCAGCTGGCGCGCACGAAAGCCACCATGCGCGAAATCGTCGCCGCGCATCTCGGACACACCACGGCCACCATCACATTCGATGACGGCTATCCGCCGATGGCGCCCACCGACGGCAACAAGCGACTGCTGGCGTTGCACGACCAGGCCAGTCGCGATCTCGGACTGGGTCCGGTCAATCCCGTGGATCCCTCCAAGGCCGGTGCCGCCGATGTGTCATTCGTGGCCGGCATCGTGCCCATGATCATCGATGGCGTGGGATTGGCGGGCCATGACGATCATTCGCCGCAGGAAACGGCCGACCTCCGATCGCTGTCGGTGCGCGCCAAGCGTGCCGCGGTCACGATGTATCGTCTCTCGCAGATGAAAGCGCTGGTTCCCTGA
- a CDS encoding YfhO family protein, whose translation MRTSGSPAPSKRSPQQDVAPGAADSESAWWYWLLVLAPVLFNAIMLTPEFATGVPSKNDSALHLLLVHAASDAVRDGSNPFDFWIPQLELGFPQFVYYQHLPHLAVVALHRALLGTLELETAFHLVRYLLLVSFPLTVAWSMRRMGFSRMAAAVGAAAATLFNANARFGVEYNSYIWRGIGLYTQLWGMHLFLLALASLVVTVNEGRGYVRTALLFGATVLSHLVYAYMLGVTSLIVLIVGTPWRAQWRLLAPRASRLLVVSGLALALTAYMIWPFLQTSYAYLSSLPGILTIRPAGNAMLQVVSGRLFDYQRWPVLTALALIGALVATVRRGPERILALGGFGLWLALLTMREWLRSLSGTLPAHSGFVSYRFVGAVELFAILLMGIGGEAIWNAVSRLTVLPPRFRSASAFTVIALVLAPAVIERTHYYEGNRQVIAETRTALSADTDLSAVLTALGAASADTAYHGRVYAGPRRGWGGQLMVGPSLRVFDVVNAHRMASIGNPFQGLALNSGLLYNFRDGDAGLYDAFDVRMVVTPSAAAVPPFFQNVLRNGHYAVWRVPTTGIAQYVEITARRPARTQRELYIGASDWFVSAAPGAHQVTRWDYPSSLTPAVPFTPTPRCADGGRTSEERVTSQRVSFTAECATAGAVVLKISYHPNWHVQVDGVEALTYMVSPSFIGVDVPAGRHRIEARYVPTRSKVPLLVLALIVLTAAVTQRRHLDGPAQWIARRVGVRSIDS comes from the coding sequence ATGCGCACGTCCGGTTCCCCGGCCCCTTCCAAACGATCGCCTCAGCAGGATGTCGCGCCCGGTGCCGCCGACTCGGAATCCGCGTGGTGGTACTGGCTGCTGGTCCTGGCGCCGGTGCTGTTCAACGCGATCATGCTGACACCGGAGTTTGCCACCGGCGTTCCCAGCAAGAACGACAGCGCCCTGCACCTGCTGCTCGTTCACGCGGCCAGCGACGCCGTCCGCGACGGCAGCAATCCGTTCGACTTCTGGATTCCGCAGCTCGAACTCGGCTTCCCGCAGTTCGTGTACTACCAGCATTTGCCGCATCTGGCGGTTGTCGCGCTGCACCGCGCGCTGCTGGGGACGCTGGAACTGGAAACGGCCTTTCACCTCGTGCGATATCTGCTGCTGGTGAGTTTTCCGCTCACCGTCGCCTGGTCCATGCGGCGCATGGGATTTTCACGGATGGCCGCGGCCGTGGGCGCCGCGGCCGCGACACTCTTCAATGCCAATGCGCGCTTTGGCGTTGAGTACAACAGCTACATCTGGCGCGGGATCGGCCTCTACACCCAGCTGTGGGGCATGCACCTGTTTCTGCTTGCCCTCGCGTCGCTGGTCGTCACGGTCAACGAGGGACGCGGCTATGTGCGCACCGCGCTCCTGTTCGGCGCCACCGTGCTTTCACATCTGGTGTACGCCTACATGCTGGGGGTCACCAGCCTCATCGTGCTCATCGTGGGCACGCCGTGGCGCGCTCAGTGGCGTCTGCTGGCACCGCGCGCCAGTCGGCTGTTGGTGGTGTCGGGACTCGCCTTGGCCCTGACCGCCTACATGATCTGGCCATTCCTGCAGACCAGCTACGCATACCTGAGCAGTTTGCCGGGCATTCTGACGATTCGGCCGGCGGGCAACGCCATGCTCCAGGTGGTGTCGGGTCGGCTGTTCGACTATCAACGATGGCCGGTGCTCACCGCACTCGCCTTGATCGGCGCACTGGTGGCCACCGTACGCCGGGGACCGGAGCGTATCCTTGCTCTCGGTGGATTCGGACTCTGGCTGGCGTTGCTGACCATGCGCGAATGGTTGCGAAGCCTGAGCGGGACATTGCCGGCACATTCAGGCTTTGTCAGCTATCGCTTCGTCGGTGCCGTGGAGTTGTTTGCCATCCTGCTCATGGGCATCGGTGGTGAAGCGATCTGGAATGCCGTGAGCCGCCTCACCGTGCTCCCGCCGCGGTTTCGGTCTGCCTCCGCATTCACCGTCATCGCGCTGGTGCTCGCACCGGCGGTCATCGAGCGCACGCACTACTACGAAGGCAACCGGCAAGTGATCGCCGAAACGCGTACCGCCCTGTCGGCCGACACCGATTTGTCGGCAGTGCTCACGGCCCTCGGCGCGGCATCGGCCGACACCGCCTACCATGGCCGAGTGTACGCCGGACCGCGCCGCGGCTGGGGTGGCCAGTTGATGGTGGGTCCCAGTCTTCGCGTTTTCGATGTCGTCAATGCGCACCGCATGGCATCGATCGGCAATCCATTCCAGGGGCTCGCGCTCAATTCGGGACTGCTGTACAACTTTCGCGACGGTGATGCCGGCCTCTACGATGCCTTCGATGTGCGGATGGTGGTGACACCGTCGGCCGCCGCGGTGCCTCCGTTCTTCCAGAACGTGCTGCGCAACGGCCACTATGCCGTGTGGCGCGTGCCCACGACCGGCATTGCCCAGTACGTCGAAATCACCGCGCGCCGACCGGCGCGGACCCAGCGCGAGTTGTATATCGGGGCGTCCGACTGGTTTGTCAGTGCCGCACCGGGGGCGCATCAGGTCACGCGATGGGACTATCCGTCGTCACTGACACCGGCCGTTCCCTTCACACCGACGCCGCGCTGCGCCGACGGTGGTCGGACGTCGGAAGAACGGGTCACCTCGCAACGTGTTTCGTTCACCGCCGAATGCGCGACGGCCGGTGCGGTGGTGTTGAAGATCTCCTACCACCCGAACTGGCATGTGCAAGTCGATGGCGTCGAGGCATTGACCTACATGGTATCGCCCAGCTTCATCGGCGTGGACGTGCCGGCTGGGCGTCATCGCATCGAGGCGCGCTATGTGCCAACGCGTTCGAAAGTACCGCTCCTGGTGTTGGCGCTGATCGTGTTGACCGCAGCGGTGACGCAGCGCCGGCACCTTGATGGTCCGGCGCAATGGATAGCCCGGCGCGTGGGCGTTCGGTCAATTGATTCGTGA